The Chitinivorax sp. B DNA segment CGTCAACTTGAACGGCGGCTCGGTCAAGCCGAAGTGGGACAGATACATGTGGCCTCCTCTTGCTCAGCATGTAAACCAACTATGGGCCGCCTGCCGTATTATCCCGCGCCACCCGATACACGCTTATCCTCATTACTCAGCCTACCGTACAACGTGGTTCGGTTGATCCCCAGCAACTTTGCTGCCTGGCTGACATTGCCACCGGCCAGCTTCATGGCTGCATCGATATAGCAGCGTTCCCACTCCTTCAGCATTTTGTCCAAATGAAAATCCGGATGGCGCTGTAATTCCTTCATGGCTTGCTGTAGCTGACTGGACAGCACCTGCGCATGTGAACCGGAAACAGGTTGAGGATCAGGTGGCGGCGATGTCAGTTCGAATTCCGGCAACAGTTCTGCTTGATTTAACGTTCTGCCGGGATAGCGGGCAATCAATCGAATAACGATGTTACGCAATTCCCGCACATTACCTGGGAAGGAATAATCCAGCCACGCCTGCTTGCATTCGTCCGATAATTCAAAAGGTGGCATCCCAGCCTGCTCGGCATATCGCTCTCGGAAATGGGCCATCAACAATAGTTTGTCTGGCCCCAGTGTTCGCAAGGTTGGCATTTCAATGGTAAACACGCTCAAGCGGTGGTAAAGATCCACCCGAAACCGCCCATGACGCGATTCCTCGCGTAAGTCGCGATTGGTCGCCGCCAGAACGCGTGCTCGGTTGAATCGAGGCTGCGTCTCGCCTACCCGTTGAAAATCTCCAGTCTCCAACACACGCAACAATTTGGCTTGCAGCTCCATCGGCAATTCGCCGATTTCGTCCAGAAACAACGTACCCTCGCCCGCCCCCTCAAAAAAACCGGCCTTGCCACCGATAGCCCCCGTAAAAGCCCCTTTACTATGACCAAACAAGGCTGCCTCAACCAAGCTGGGGGCAATGGCAGCACAGTTGAATACCAGATAAGGCCGATCTGCATGTGTCCCCTGATCATGCAGACTACGCGCCACCAGCTCCTTGCCCGTGCCTGATTCGCCGACAACCAGCACCGGGAACGGCGCCGACGCATATTGTCTGATTTGCATCCGCAACTTGCGAATGGGCGAGCTATCGCCAATCAGCCCTCCCTCAACCGATGTCTGTTCTGTCGCCTGCTCCCACTGCAGTAGATTGCAACCGCGTTGTAAAGCCGCTTCGATCAGATCCGGCGCGCACGGTTTGGCAACAAATTCAATCGCCCCCAGAACACGCGCATGACGGGCATGGGCTTCATCATTTTGGCCTGAGAGGACAACAATTTTCATCTCCGGCGCAAAGGCAAGCAATTCTGTTATCAGACGATAGCCTTCCGTCGGTGAATGTGGATCAGGCGGCAATCCCAAGTCCACCAGTGCCAATGCGGGTGGAACTGGCATAGCGCGGACAGCGGCCATAGCCGATTCCACGGTGTTGGCCACGGTAACATCAAATCGTCGCCGTAATACAAATTGTAGTGACTCCGCAATCAATGGATCATCATCCACCAACAGTACAGCCCGATGTGGTAATACTACTGTGCCTGCCTTAGCCAATCCTCCACTCCCTGCTGGATACAAGCATATTCCGCATCAATTGACGCGCTGACAGATGGGAACCAATACCGATGGTGCAGTCCAATCCACGATAAACACACCATGACACCTTGCATACACAAACTCAGTATAGGTAGTGGAAAAATAGAACCAACCATGGCCCCGTATTGAACAAACCTATCGGTCGTCAGGCTTGGTTCATCAAACATTGCTGAAAATGGATACCCGGAAAAATGTAACTGCTTGAATTGGCCGGCGTGTCATTGGCTTCACTTTTGGCATTCAGGAACACCAGCATGCGTTGACAGATGCAGCTTGTGTTAAATAGACATGATTGGAATGCAATCTTGATTACAGCCATGCCAGCCAAGTATCCATAATGGAAATGGCATGTCATATGACACCGAAGAAATAGAGTTAACACTCAAATTATTGTTGCATTAATACAACGAATTTCAAGTATTGTTGTGTATCAATATTGCAATGCGACATACTTACTTTAAAATCATGGAATTTTGATTGGGTTCAGTTGTGTCCGCCGAAAATCTGGTCGAACTCGACCATGTCACATTTGCCTACGACAAGCGCCGTGTCATCTTGCGTGACATCAGCCTGCGCATTCCGAAAGGCAAGGTTGTAGCCATCATGGGCGGATCGGGATGCGGCAAGACCACCATCCTTCGCCTGATTGGTGGCCAGATCAAACCCAGCAAAGGCAACGTCAAGGTTGCCGATCAGGTGGTGCATGAGCTACCTGAAGACGGTCTTTACCAGTTGCGCCGCAAAATGGGCATGTTGTTCCAGTTTGGCGCACTGTTCACCGATATGTCCGTTTTTGACAATGTCGCCTTTCAGATGCGCGAGCATACCGATTTGCCAGAAGAACTGATCCGCGATCTGGTATTAATGAAACTGCATGCAGTTGGATTACGTGGTGCACACAAGCTCAAGCCATCTGAATTGTCCGGCGGGATGGCTCGCCGTGTTGCGTTGGCCCGAGCCATTGCGCTTGACCCTATGCTGATGATGTATGACGAACCATTTGCCGGCCTTGACCCCATTTCACTTGGGGTGGTTGGTCAGTTGATTCGCAAATTGAATGATGCGCTGGGTGCCACGTCTATTCTGGTGACGCATGATGTGCAGGAATCATTGCAGATTGTCGATTACGTTTACTTCGTATCAGAAGGTACGATTGTTGCCGAAGGCACCGCACAGGAAATCCGTGCCTCCAAAATGGATTTCGTCAAACAGTTCGTCAACGGCGAACCGGATGGCCCGGTTCCGTTCCACTACCCCGCGCCTGATTACAGTGCCGATCTACTAGAGGGGGTGAAACGTGCTTGATCAGATTGCAGCTGGTTTTCGATTGGTAGGTCGTAAAGTCATCAATGGAATATGGCGACTAGGTTTTATCACCCGCTTCCTGTTTGCCATTCTGATGTACTCAGGTACCAGTTTCCGCCGTTTTGGCCTGACCATTCGGGAAATCTACTTCGCTGGTGTCCTGAGTCTGATCATCATTCTGATCTCGGGATTGTTCGTTGGCATGGTACTGGGTCTGCAGGGTTACGACACACTGCAACGCTATGGCTCATCAGATGCGCTCGGTGTCCTGGTTGCCCTGTCGTTGACGCGCGAACTGGGCCCGGTAATTGCGGCGCTGCTGTTTGCAAGCCGTGCGGGCAGTGCAATGACTGCAGAGATCGGCCTAATGAAAACCACCGAGCAGCTTGCGGCCATGGAAATGATGGCCGTCAACCCGATTGCACGAGTGGTCGCACCACGCTTCTGGGCCGGTGTGCTATCCATGCCATTGCTTGCCGCCATGTTCTCGGCGATGGGCGTACTGGGTGGTTATCTGGTCGGTGTCCGCTTGATTGGTGTTGACGATGGTGCGTTCTGGTCTCAGATGCAATCAGCAGTCGATTTCCGCTTCGACATTGTCAACGGCATCATCAAAAGTGTGGTGTTCGGCATTGCCATCACCCTGATTTCAGTGTTTGAAGGTTACGATGCACCGCCAACCGCGGAGGGCGTCTCTGGCGCCACCACCCGTACCGTGGTGACGTCTTCGCTGGTGATCCTGGCGCTGGATTTCGTGCTCACCGCGTTCATGTTCAAAGGGATTTAAATGAACCGTACTACCATCGACCTATGGGTCGGCATATTCGTCACACTAGGCATTGCCGCAGTGATCTTTCTCGCACTCAAGGTAGGGAATCTGAGCACCTCTTTCAACAGTGAACAGACCTATACCATTACCGCTAATTTCGACAACATCGGCGGACTGAAGGCACGCGCCCCAGTACGGAGTGCCGGTGTAGTAGTGGGCCGCGTGACCAGTGTACAGTTCGACACCAAACAATATGTTGCAGTCGTCACCATGAATATCGACGAACGTTATCCTTTCTCCAAAGACACATCAGCAGCCATCTTGACCTCCGGTCTGCTTGGGGAACAATACATTGGCCTGAAAACAGGTGGCGATGAGGACAATCTGAAAAATGGCGACCGCCTCACCATTACGCAATCCGCTGTTGTATTGGAAGACCTGATTGGACGATTCCTGTTCAGCTCGGCAGAAAAGTCTGCCAGTCAACCCGCAGCCAGCAATCCCCCTGCTGCAACGGCGACCGAATAATCCGTCGTTAATAACGATAAGACAACAAATGCTGGAGTCGACATGAAAAAGTTAATCAGTTTATGCGTACTTGGCTTGGCTTTGCTAGCTGGTAGTGTACGTGCGAACGATGCAGAAACCTTGGTTCGCAATACCTCCAATGATGTATTGGAGATGATGAAAAAGGAAAAGAACGACAAGAAACTGCGCGAACAGATTGAACAACGCGTTCTACCCTATTTCGATTTTTCGCGCATGACCGGCCTGGCAGTGGGTTTGCCCTGGCGCAGTGCCAGTGATCAGCAAAAATCTCAGTTGACTGATGAATTCAAGACCTTGCTGATTCGTACTTATTCATCCACGCTGACTTCTTATAAAGTACAAGCCATCGAAGTCAAACCCGTTAGAGCCGATGCCAATGCTAATGATGTCACCGTCCTGACTGATGTATCAGTATCGGGGCAACAACCTGTCGCCATCAATTACAAGTTGCGCAAGGTCGAACAGAATTGGCGCGTCTATGATGTCGTGGTCGGTGGGGTCAGTCTGGTCACCAATTATCGTGGCAGCTTTGGCGACACCATCAAGCAAAGCGGTATCGACGGCTTGGTCAAGTCGCTGAAAGACAAGAACACTGCCAACGCCGGCAAGTGACAGGATCATTATGCGCATTCCCTTATCAGGTAGCCTGACTTACCGTGAAGCAGTTGACGTGCTGGATCGCATTGCCGCACAGTTGACCGCACCAGAAACCATTCTGGACATGAGCGGTGTTGACGATGTCGATTCCAGTGCCGTTGCACTGCTATTGGCGTGGGCACGTCGAGCCAGAGAACAATCGATTTCCATTCGATGCGAACAGGCGCCGGACAACGTATTGTCGCTGGCCGCTCTGTATGGGGCCGATGGTCTGCTCGCACTCTCTGGCAGACAAACCAGCTGAGCAAGTGGGCGCGGAGTGATTGGCTGCGCCCACCAGTCCTGGCACTTAGGTTAACGACAACAATTTATCCTCACTCGACAACCGAGACGTGACCTGCAGAAAAGCAAAGAAAACAGCACCTACTTGTCAGCACATGACCGTCTGATGTTATACCTCGCGCCCTTGCGTGTTCAGCAGTCAAGGCTTGTCGAGGCCCTTAAACTTGGCATTTCCATTCGCCGGACGAATAATGACATTACGCCCCGGCCGTTTCAGGTACGAACATGCGTTATCCCTTTATGTTGTTGTTCAGCGTCCTTGTTCTGGTATTGACGGGCTGTGCCAGTGCTCCTGACAAACGCGATCCACTGGAGCCGTTCAACCGCAAGGTGTACTCGTTTAATGAGCATGCCGATCGCATGGTTGTCAAACCCGTTGCAGAAACCTACACCACGGTCATTCCCAGTCCGGTTAGAACAGGCATACACAACTTCCTTGGCAACCTGAAGGAAGTTACCTACTTTATCAACAACATGCTGCAAGGTAAGGTAGAAGGTGCGTTGATCAGCATGGGCCGCTTTACCTTCAACTCAACACTGGGGCTGGGTGGCCTGATCGATATCATGACCCCGGGTGGCTTCCCCGTACAACCTGAAGACTTCGGCCAAACGCTGGGTAAATGGGGTGTTGGAACCGGTCCCTATGTAATGCTGCCCTTACTTGGGCCATCCACAGTACGTGATGCCAGTGGCTTGTTAGTCGATACCGCCACCCATATCAATGCCCCTGCCCGTGAACCAGCTGCACGTTATGGCATTGTTGGCTTGAACATTGTCGATAAGCGTGTAGAACTACTGGGCGCAAGCAATTTATTGGATTCCGCGGCACTGGATCCATATGTGTTCCTGCGTGATGCCTATCTGCAAAAACGGTTGGCTGAAATCTATGACGGGAACCCGCCAGTAACGATCGACCCTGAAGATCCGTTTGCAGATGAAAACAAAACGGAAGACAAGCCAACAACAAGCGAGCCAACAACCTCAGTCACACCGATGCCGGTAGGTAGCTGATACATCATCACCAGATACACTACCAGTTGAACCACCGGCAGCAGAAACACCTGCCAATCCACAACAATAAGTAGCAATAAACCAGCTTGGGCACACGCCCTGGCTGGTGTCATGCAATCAAGTCTGACCCATACACAGCGTTACTGCGCTGGGTCGATTTCTTCAGTTGGCAAAAAAGAAAGGGAGCGTTGCGCGGCCCCCACGACCGACACAACCTCCCGACGACAACGCATCTGCTGCGTTATTGGTTTGAATGTTAACCTGAATCGGCCCACATTCGAACAAGCCCAAATCACCAAGCCATGGCACTTGGCAGCATTTGATCTTGTCTTTGTTATCCAGTTTGACAGCCTGACTGGGGTTCAATTGACAATCTTATGAATCACAGATTGTCTTGTTCGATACCACTGCGCTGGTTCAACACTTTGCTTCCAGCACAATTCAAATTCATCCACATCGTGGCTTATGCTGCCAAACGTGCGTTGTGGCCCAGTTCCGGTTGTTCACGCAACCAAGCATAGGCTGCATCCACCGTTGGAAAACGGCTACGCTTTGCCACCACATCCAGATGGCTACCGCGTTCACGCAATACTTCAGCACGCAATACGCTACCCAGCGAATACACGCGGCCGATATAGTTTCCCCCGAGGGCCGGGGCTTCAAGGACGATCAGATTGTTTTCCATAGCAGTTCCCCTGGTTGAGGTAATTTGAGAGACATTGCATTTTGTGCAATGCACAAATATTACTGCGATCCCTACTTAACAATCCATGCGGACAAACCCTGAAACCCTGTCTAGGCTTAGAACTCTAGTAAAATCAACTTCATACATCAGATAATTCTAATTTTGCTCCGCAACATCATCAGCCCATAAAAAATGCCCTGACAAGCAGGGCATTTTGTCATCCATATCGGGGCAAGCAAGATTCTTGCTGTTCAGGCAGATAGCCCGGTCACCACTATTTCTTACAATGACGGCAGCAGGCCATTTGGCAAGAAGCGGTCATAGCCACCTTGCTGAATCAACAACTTGGCACGTTCAATATCTGGCGCAAAATAACGATCCTTGTCATAGAACGATACGCGTGCGCGCAACAGTGCCTTTGCCTGCTCCAATTCAACGGAGGTTTTCAAGGGTGCACGGAAATCGATACCTTGGCATGCAGCCAACAGCTCCACCGCCAGAATACCTGCGGTGTTATCCGCCATATCATGCAGGCGGCGTGCTGCAAAAGTAGCCATCGACACATGATCTTCCTGATTGGCAGAAGTCGGCAGACTATCGACTGAAGCAGGATGTGCAAGTGTCTTGTTTTCGGATGCCAATGCAGCAGAGGTCACTTGAGCGATCATAAACCCGGAGTTCACCCCGCCGTTGTCCACCAGGAACGGTGGCAAACCAGATAGCTTGGAGTCAATCAACAGTGCCATGCGGCGCTCAGACAGCGAGCCGATTTCCGCAATCGCCAATGCCAGATTATCTGCGGCAAACGCGACCGGCTCCGCGTGGAAATTGCCACCGGAAATGATGTCGTTATCTTCTGCAAATACCAGTGGGTTATCTGATACTGCATTGGCTTCGGTCAACAAAATCTCGGCCGAGTTACGGATCTGCGTCAGGCAAGCGCCCATTACCTGCGGTTGACAACGCAAGCTATAAGGATCTTGTACCTTGCCACAATTTTCATGGGAATGTTCAATTTCAGAATGATCCAGCAGATGACGATACGCCCCCGCTACATCAATTTGGCCGGCATGGCCGCGCACTTGGTGGATACGATCATCAAATGGGCGACGCGAACCTTGAGCAGCCTCCACTGACAATGCCCCTGTCACCACGCCTGCAGCAAACAGATCTTCAGCAGCGAACAAACCTTCCAATGCAAAGGCAGTACTGGCTTGGGTACCGTTCAACAAAGCCAGGCCTTCCTTCGGCGCCAGGGTAATTGGCTCCAACCCGGCCAGCTTCATGCCTGCCGCACCGGACAAGCGCTCCCCATGGAAAGTGACTTCGCCTTCACCAATCAACACACACGCCATATGCGCCAGTGGTGCCAGATCGCCCGATGCGCCCACCGACCCTTTTTGCGGCACAACAGGATATACCTGTGCATTGACCAATTTGATCAACGCCTCGATTACTTCACGACGAATGCCCGAAAAGCCGCGTGCCAGCGAATTGATCTTCAGCACCAGCATCAAACGTACAGTCTCATCACGCATACGCCCACCCACACCAGCAGCGTGAGACAGCACGATGGAGCGCTGCAACAGCTCCAGTTCTTCAGTGGCAATACGGGTATTGGCCAGCAGACCAAAGCCCGTATTGATGCCGTAGACTACCCGCCCCTCAGACAGAACACGCGATACAGTCGCTGCAGATTCTTCGATGGCAGGGAAGGCTGCCGGGTCCAGCGTGAATGTGGCTGGGGCACGCCAGATTTGGCGCAGTTCGCTCAAGGTCAGCTGACCTGGTTTCAACAGAAATGCAGTCATTACAGTCTCATCCGATCAAACGGGCAAAGGTTGCCCGATATACTCATTCTTGGTGCATCCAGCTGTTTCTGATTGCAGCGGTAGATAACCTTTACCAATACAACATCCAGAATCAACCTGATCAACACCACAATGCCGGTTGAACGTTCAACCGGCATACCGCTTAGTGATCAATCACAGCATGGGCAGATCCAGGCCATTTTCACGTGCACATGTCTGTGCGATGTCGTAACCAGCATCCGCATGGCGCATTACACCCGTACCAGGATCGTTGCGCAGCACGCGGCCAACGCGCTTGGCTGCGGCATCCGAGCCATCACACACGATCACCACCCCGGAGTGCTGGCTGAAGCCCATTCCCACACCGCCACCATGGTGCAGCGATACCCAGGTCGCCCCGCCGGCTGTATTCAGCAATGCGTTCAACAAAGGCCAGTCGGATACTGCATCCGAGCCATCTTTCATGGCTTCAGTTTCACGGTTAGGGCTGGCCACCGAACCAGAATCCAAATGGTCACGACCAATCACGATAGGCGCTTTCAGTTCGCCTTTGGCAACCATTTCATTGAATGCCTGGCCAAGGCGGGCACGATCCTTCAAGCCCACCCAACAAATACGTGCAGGCAACCCCTGGAAGGCGATCCGTTCACGGGCCATATCCAGCCAATTGTGCAAATGCTTATCGTGCGGAATCAGCTCTTTGACCTTCTGATCGGTCTTATAGATATCTTCCGGGTCACCCGACAACGCCACCCAACGGAATGGGCCTACGCCTTCGCAGAATAACGGGCGGATATATGCAGGAACAAAACCTGGGAAATCAAAGGCATTCTGTACGCCCTCTTCCAATGCCATCTGGCGGATGTTGTTACCATAATCCAATGTGGCAGCACCACGCTTTTGCAAGTCCAACATGGCACGCACCTGTACTGCCATGGAGGCCTTCGCAGCCTTGATCACTGCCTGCGGCTCACTCTGGCGACGCGCCTTCCATTGCTCCACCGTCCAGCCCTGGGGCAGATAGCCATTCAATGGGTCATGCGCACTGGTTTGGTCAGTCACCACATCTGGCGTGATGCCACGGGCAACCAACTCGGCAAACACATCTGCTGCATTACCCAACAAACCAACAGAAATCGCCTTGCCGCTGGCATTGGCTTCATTGATGATGGCCAGCGCTTCATCCAGCGTCTTGGCCTTGAAATCGACATAACGGGTACGCAGACGGAAATCGATTCGGGTTTCGTCACACTCCACCGTCAGCACGTTGAAACCAGCCATGACACCTGCCAGCGGTTGTGCCCCACCCATGCCGCCCAGGCCACCGGTCAGAATCCATTTACCTTTGGCATTGTCATTGAAATGTTGCTTGGCCACGGCAGCAAAGGTTTCATATGTACCCTGCACAATGCCCTGTGTGCCGATATAAATCCACGAACCGGCCGTCATCTGGCCGTACATCATCAAGCCTTTTTTATCCAGCTCGTTGAAGTGATCCCAACTCGCCCAGTGTGGCACCAAGTTGGAATTGGCCAACAGCACACGTGGTGCATCGGCATGGGTCTGGAATACGCCAACCGGCTTGCCGGACTGGATCAACAGCGTCTGGTCATCTTCCAGGCGCTTCAAAACTTCCAGAATCTTGTCATAGCATTCCCATGAGCGGGCAGCACGGCCAATCCCACCGTACACCACCAGATCTTCCGGGCGTTCCGCCACATCCGGGTCAAGGTTGTTCTGGATCATGCGGTAAGCCGCTTCGGTCAGCCAGCTTTTGCAGGTGCGTTCGCTGCCACGTGGTGCACGAATGACGCGGGACGGATCATGTCGGTTCATGGGTTGTCTCCAAACAGAAAGTCGGGCCAGGCCCGTATTATTTGCTCAAACGATAGACCAGCCGCGCAGCCGTCTTGGCGGTGCGATGATCGATATCAAATTCAGGATTCAGTTCGGCCAGATCGGCCACGCGCAACTTGCCAGATGCCTTGACCATATCCACGATGGCTTCAACCACTTCAAGTGCCACACCACGCGCTGCAGGCGCCGATACACCGGGAGCCTGATATGCAGGTAATACGTCGATATCAATGGTCAGATAAATATGGTCAACCTTGGCGATGAATTGCTGTAGCTGTTGTAAGGTAGGCAGCAATTGGGCCACGCCCATGTCTTCATCCAGGCGGTAGCTCACGCCCAATTCATGGGCCCGGGCAAACAGGGCTTCGGTATTCGATGGTTCTGCCACACCAAAGCAAGCGTAATGAAATGGCCATCCATGTGCTTCACAGGATTCAGCAATCTGCCGGAACGGTGTACCGGAATTGGCTTCACGCGCCAAACGCAGGTCAAAATGCGCATCTAGATTGATGATGCCAATGTGCGGCACTTGGTGGTAATTACCCAGATAGCGGGCCAGACCACTGAATGTACCGAAGGCGATTTCATGACCACCGCCCAGCACGATCGGGAAATGTCCTTCGGCCAACAGGCTGTCCACCATGACCGCCAGCTCGGCTTGGGCAGCTTCCAGGTCGTTGCCTTCACAAACAACATCGCCCGCATCCAGTACCGTTTTATCGGCGCCATGCCATGCCAGATTCGCCAAGGCCTGGCGGATCACTTGGGGCCCCTTATGGGCACCTGGCCTGCCATGATTACGCTTCACCCCTGCATCGCAAGCAAAACCCAGTAAAGCGATTCCAACCCCATTGGCCGTTCGCTCACAGCGAACTTGCTGATGCCAGCGGCGGACATCCCCCACTTCCTCACTATCCAACCTGCCCTGCCAACGGGCAGGATCTGGTTTGCTCCACATTCGTCTTACCCTTCAAGCTTGGCGCCACGCCATACCCGGCAGCGCAACGGGTTCACACCCATCTGATAGGCCAATTCGGCCGGATGCTGAATATTCCACACACAAAAGCTGGCTTCCCGGCCAATTGACAGTTCACCCAAGCGGTCAGCACGCCCCAGTGCCTTTGCTGCATGTCGTGTTACGCCGGCAAAAGCTTGCTGCGGAGTCAGGCCAAACAGTACACACGCCATATTCATGGCCCAACGCAACGACGCAAATGGGCTGGTACCGGGGTTCAGATCAGTTGCCACCGCAATCGGGATATTGGCTGCCTGCAAGGCAGCGACAGGTGGTAACTGTTTTTCCCGTAAGAAATAGAAGGCTCCCGGCAGCAATACCGCTGTAGTTCCACTTTGGGCCAAGGCAACTATGCCCTTTTCGCTCAGGAACTCTACATGATCGACTGACCAAGCTTGATAGGCAGCGGCCAATGCAGAGCCATCCAGATCAGATAACTGCTCCATATGACCTTTTACCGCCAATCCATGCTGGCGGGCCACCGCAAATACCCGCTCTGTCTGGTCACGGGTAAAGCCGATGTGTTCACAGAACACGTCAACGGCATCCGCCAGCCCTGCTTCAGCAGCAGCGGGAATCATTTCTTCACAGATCAGGGTGACATAATCATCCGTGCGGCCGGCATATTCCGGTGGCACGGCATGTGCTGCCAGCAAGGTCGTCGATACTTCGACCTGCGCCAGATCACCCAGTCGGCGTGCCACTCGCAGCATCTTCAATTCATCGGCCAATGTCAGGCCATAACCGGACTTGATCTCGATACAGCCTACGCCTTCACTGGCCAACGCTTTTACCCGTGGCCAGCTGGCTTCGATCAATCCTGCTTCGTCCAGTGCTCGGGTCGCCCGGACCGTAGAAAGAATACCGCCACCTTGTTTGGCGATTTCAGCATAAGGGACGCCGCTCAGACGCATTTCCCATTCTTGCGCACGGCTTCCGCCATACACCGCATGGGTATGGCAATCAACCAGGGCAGGCGTTACCCATGCCCCCTTTACATCCACTTGATCCACAGGCAAGTCTGAATGATTCACCTCAACCATTGGCTGGATACAGGCCAAACGACCGTTTTGCACACCCAGCGCAACCAGTGTGGTATCGGTCATACCATCCACCCGAGTACCCCATTGTGGCGATGCCTGCGCATTCAACCAAACACGTTCACATGCCGAGAGAGAAGTTTGCATCTTTCAAATGTATAGTTTTGGCTTAATTTGTATATACATTAAACAGACAACTGCATCACGTCAAGCTTCTTGATAGTGATGCCAGCACCTGAAAGGACGGAATCACTGCCGAGTGGAATAGCAGGCTGACGTCAATGCCGACCTGCTGAAGTACACATAACATCAGCGTGTTAGCACAGACCTATCGCAGATTGTGTTCAGTGTGTATAGCAGTGTAGATGGCCAATTCAGATATGCACTGAATCAAGCAATGAAGGATAGGACGCGGAATGTGGCAACGAGTTGACGCCGTGCACAAAACGCGATGAAGTACTTCTGGATGAGACGCGCAAATGCAGACCGCACGTAGGCGGGACAAACTTGTACAACACCGTCAGAAGGCGTGTATCAACGACACTAAGTGGTGTAAGCCCTACCAGCACAAGGCTTATACATCGACATGAACCTGCGAACGGAGCTTATAACGGGTACCTGGATGGGTCAGGCGGGCAAAACTGACCAAACGATCAGCCGACCATGTACGACGATGCACCAACAGGCAGGGCTCGTTTGGTGAGATCTCCAGTAGGCGCTGAGTTTCCTCGTCCGGCATGATGGCTTCGACAATATGTTCGATATCCGAAAGGGGGCAGGCTTGTGTCAAATACTCATTGGGTGTGATATCGGCAAAGTCCTGCTCAAGATAGTTCGGTACCCAGCGCGGATTCAAATAACGGTCTTCCAACTGGATAGGAATGCCATTCTCCCGGTGCACGATCATCGAATGGTACACAGCGGTACCTACCCGTACCCCCAAACGCAGGGCAATCGTGTCATCCACTACCTCACTACGTAGCATCAACACGGTATTGTCATACTCATGGCCACGACGGCGGATTTCACCTGCAATGCTGCATACCGACAATAATGGCGATTCTGCACGGGTATCCGCCACATAAGTGCCATCACCCGCAAACCGCACCAGCATGCCATCACCTACCAGGTCGCGAATGGCCTTGTTCACGGTCATCCGACTGACGCCAAACTGCTCGGCCAGCTGTACCTCCGGTGGAATCTTGCTCCCCGGCTGGTAAGTCTGTTCGCGAATGCGCTGCAGCAAATAGGATTTGATGGCTTGATAACGGGGCTGTGTCATTGCAGTTATATTGTCTATACAAATCTGTCATTTA contains these protein-coding regions:
- a CDS encoding sigma-54 dependent transcriptional regulator yields the protein MAKAGTVVLPHRAVLLVDDDPLIAESLQFVLRRRFDVTVANTVESAMAAVRAMPVPPALALVDLGLPPDPHSPTEGYRLITELLAFAPEMKIVVLSGQNDEAHARHARVLGAIEFVAKPCAPDLIEAALQRGCNLLQWEQATEQTSVEGGLIGDSSPIRKLRMQIRQYASAPFPVLVVGESGTGKELVARSLHDQGTHADRPYLVFNCAAIAPSLVEAALFGHSKGAFTGAIGGKAGFFEGAGEGTLFLDEIGELPMELQAKLLRVLETGDFQRVGETQPRFNRARVLAATNRDLREESRHGRFRVDLYHRLSVFTIEMPTLRTLGPDKLLLMAHFRERYAEQAGMPPFELSDECKQAWLDYSFPGNVRELRNIVIRLIARYPGRTLNQAELLPEFELTSPPPDPQPVSGSHAQVLSSQLQQAMKELQRHPDFHLDKMLKEWERCYIDAAMKLAGGNVSQAAKLLGINRTTLYGRLSNEDKRVSGGAG
- a CDS encoding ABC transporter ATP-binding protein, with the protein product MSAENLVELDHVTFAYDKRRVILRDISLRIPKGKVVAIMGGSGCGKTTILRLIGGQIKPSKGNVKVADQVVHELPEDGLYQLRRKMGMLFQFGALFTDMSVFDNVAFQMREHTDLPEELIRDLVLMKLHAVGLRGAHKLKPSELSGGMARRVALARAIALDPMLMMYDEPFAGLDPISLGVVGQLIRKLNDALGATSILVTHDVQESLQIVDYVYFVSEGTIVAEGTAQEIRASKMDFVKQFVNGEPDGPVPFHYPAPDYSADLLEGVKRA
- the mlaE gene encoding lipid asymmetry maintenance ABC transporter permease subunit MlaE — protein: MLDQIAAGFRLVGRKVINGIWRLGFITRFLFAILMYSGTSFRRFGLTIREIYFAGVLSLIIILISGLFVGMVLGLQGYDTLQRYGSSDALGVLVALSLTRELGPVIAALLFASRAGSAMTAEIGLMKTTEQLAAMEMMAVNPIARVVAPRFWAGVLSMPLLAAMFSAMGVLGGYLVGVRLIGVDDGAFWSQMQSAVDFRFDIVNGIIKSVVFGIAITLISVFEGYDAPPTAEGVSGATTRTVVTSSLVILALDFVLTAFMFKGI
- the mlaD gene encoding outer membrane lipid asymmetry maintenance protein MlaD, with translation MNRTTIDLWVGIFVTLGIAAVIFLALKVGNLSTSFNSEQTYTITANFDNIGGLKARAPVRSAGVVVGRVTSVQFDTKQYVAVVTMNIDERYPFSKDTSAAILTSGLLGEQYIGLKTGGDEDNLKNGDRLTITQSAVVLEDLIGRFLFSSAEKSASQPAASNPPAATATE
- a CDS encoding ABC transporter substrate-binding protein: MKKLISLCVLGLALLAGSVRANDAETLVRNTSNDVLEMMKKEKNDKKLREQIEQRVLPYFDFSRMTGLAVGLPWRSASDQQKSQLTDEFKTLLIRTYSSTLTSYKVQAIEVKPVRADANANDVTVLTDVSVSGQQPVAINYKLRKVEQNWRVYDVVVGGVSLVTNYRGSFGDTIKQSGIDGLVKSLKDKNTANAGK
- a CDS encoding STAS domain-containing protein; translation: MRIPLSGSLTYREAVDVLDRIAAQLTAPETILDMSGVDDVDSSAVALLLAWARRAREQSISIRCEQAPDNVLSLAALYGADGLLALSGRQTS
- a CDS encoding VacJ family lipoprotein, which gives rise to MRYPFMLLFSVLVLVLTGCASAPDKRDPLEPFNRKVYSFNEHADRMVVKPVAETYTTVIPSPVRTGIHNFLGNLKEVTYFINNMLQGKVEGALISMGRFTFNSTLGLGGLIDIMTPGGFPVQPEDFGQTLGKWGVGTGPYVMLPLLGPSTVRDASGLLVDTATHINAPAREPAARYGIVGLNIVDKRVELLGASNLLDSAALDPYVFLRDAYLQKRLAEIYDGNPPVTIDPEDPFADENKTEDKPTTSEPTTSVTPMPVGS